Below is a window of Myroides profundi DNA.
TAATACTTGTGATAAGTAATCTGATAAACCTAAACGAGTAATTTCAGTTTCGATATAATTCTTAACCTTATTCTCTTGTCCACTTACCGCACGAACCACATACCATTTTTTGACACTTGTATCAGCCATAATCTTTCTTTAATTTTCTCTATGCAGTAGCCCAATTATAAAATACTCCTAAAACTCTTCCGAACGCAGTGTCTACACCCCACGTTGCTAAAGAAAACAAAATTGCAAAAATAGCAACTATTATAGTGTATCGTTGAACTTCTGACCACGGAGACCAAGTAACATTACTTTTCAACTCAGTGAAAGCATCTGATATGTAATTAAAAACCTTTGCCATGTTAATATTGTTTTTGCACGGGTGGAGGGATTCGAACCCCCATCAACGGTTTTGGAGACCGCTATTCTACCCTTGAACTACACCCGTTTGTTAATAAAAGTCAGTGGCCGTAACCACTGACTTTTGGAACTTATTTATACTAAATAATTAGTCAATAATTTCAGTTACCTGACCAGCACCTACTGTTCTACCTCCTTCACGGATAGCGAAACGTAAACCTACTGATAAAGCGATTGGGCTTAATAACTCAACAGTGATAGTTAAGTTATCTCCAGGCATAACCATCTCTACTCCTTCTGGTAATTGGATAGTTCCAGTTACGTCAGTTGTACGTACGTAGAACTGTGGACGGTAGTTGTTATGGAATGGAGTGTGACGTCCACCTTCTTCTTTTTTCAAGATATAAACCTCAGCTTTGAATTTAGCGTGTGGTTTTACTGAACCTGGCTTACAAATAACCATACCACGACGGATATCAGTTTTGTCAATACCTCTCAATAATAAACCTACGTTATCTCCAGCTTCTCCACGGTCTAAGATTTTACGGAACATCTCAACTCCTGTAATTGTAGAAGTTAATTTGTCAGCTCCCATACCGATGATTTCAACAGCATCTCCTGTATTAGCAACTCCAGTTTCGATACGTCCTGTAGCAACAGTTCCACGTCCTGTAATTGTAAATACGTCTTCTACTGGCATTAAGAATGGTTTCTCGTTGTCACGTACTGGCTCTTCGATCCAAGCATCAACTTCTTCCATTAAGTGTAATAATGCGTCAACCCATTTTTGCTCTCCGTTTAATGCTCCTAAAGCAGAACCTTGAACTACTGGTCCATTATCACCATCGTATTGGTAGAAAGATAATAAATCTCTTACTTCCATCTCAACAAGTTCTAATAACTCAGCATCATCAACTAAGTCAACTTTGTTTAAGAATACAACGATTCTTGGAATACCTACCTGACGTCCTAAAAGGATGTGCTCACGAGTTTGTGGCATTGGTCCATCAGTAGCAGCAACTACTAAGATAGCACCATCCATCTGAGCAGCACCAGTAACCATGTTTTTCACGTAATCCGCGTGACCTGGACAGTCAACGTGTGCATAGTGACGGTTTTTTGTTTGGTACTCTACGTGAGAAGTATTAATTGTAATACCACGCTCTTTTTCTTCTGGAGCATTATCAATTGAATCAAATGAACGAGCTTCTGAGAATCCTGCGTCAGCTAATACTTTAGTAATAGCAGCAGTAGTAGTAGTTTTACCGTGGTCAACGTGTCCGATAGTACCGATGTTTAAGTGCGGTTTCGAACGATCAAAAGTTTCCTTTGCCATGATTTAATAATTTAATCTTAGTTATATAATTAGTGTTCAAATATAATAAAAAAACCTGAGCCAATGACGGGATTTGAACCCGTGACCTCTTCCTTACCAAGGAAGCACTCTACCCCTGAGCTACACCGGCTTGATGCTTCTTATTCTCTGTGGGGAGAGCAGGATTCGAACCTGCGAAGGTTTCCCAACGGATTTACAGTCCGTCCTCGTTGGCCGCTTGAGTATCTCCCCTCAAACTATGTTTGATATTACTTTTCTTTGAGCCGATGGAGGGACTCGAACCCACGACCTGCTGATTACAAATCAGCTGCTCTAGCCAGCTGAGCTACACCGGCAAATGACTCAATAGAAAAAGTCCGCTATTTCTAACGGACTGCAAATGTATATATTTTATTGATTAAAAAAAACAATTTACTTATTTTTTTAAATTAATGAGCTTTGATTTTCTCTTTATGTTTTACCACTAATCGCTCTAGTGCATCTGCTCCAGCATCCACACCTTCTTCGAAAGTCTTACACGTTTTTTTAACAATCATCTCGTCACCCGGAACCAATACTTTTATTTCTGTAATCTTATTTTCTTTTTCATTTGTGTTCTCTAATTTAAAAAAAACATCTACTGAAACTATCTTATCATAATACTTTTCGATTTTTGACAAACGCTCGTTTGCAAAATCTACCAACTTACGTTCCACATTGAAATTAATAGCTTGAATGTTTACTTTCATAATTAACGGTTTTAAAAGGTTATTTTTCTTTATTCTTCCCTCTTGGATGCGAACTTTGATACACTTTCTTCAACTCACTTAGATTGATCTGTGCATATCCTTGTGTTGTTGATAAGCTTTCATGTCCCATTAATTCTTTGATTGAATTAATATCCGCTCCTCCCTCTAAAAGGTGCGTAGCAAAAGAGTGACGCAACATATGAGGACTTTTCTTCTCCTTCGTTGTTGCATTACTAAAGTATGAATTTATTACTCGATAAACAAACATTTCATCAACTTTCTTACCAGATTCTGTTACCAAAAGTGTCTTAATCCCCTTCACAGAACTCAGCACAACACCTCTAGAATCAAGATAACTTCTCAGTAACACCTCTACACTACCTAGCAAAGGCACTATACGCTCCTTAGATCCTTTACCCGAGACACGTACTTGATGCAAATAAAAATCAATATCTTCTACTTCTAAAGCCACTAACTCTGCTCTACGAAGCCCAAGACAATACAACATCTCCACAATCAGCAAATCTCTCAGAGAATTAAAATCCTCCTTACCTTCAAACATCGCTCGCACTGCATCAATCTCTTTTATAGAAAAAGGTAATTGTAACTTCTTTTCCACTTTTAAAGATCGATGTAAGTAAAGTGGATTAGTCTCCACCTCACCTATCTTCAACAAGAACTTATAAAAAGAACTCAGCGCACTAGCCTTTCTATTTATAGACCGATTAGTCAACCCCTCTTCAGATAACTTCACTATCCAGAGGCGCACACCGTCATATCCCGCCTTTAGATAATCTAATGACAGCTGCTCTAAGAAAGAAACATAATCTCCAATATCGTTCTGATAAGCTAAAACTGTCTTGTCAGAATACTTTCTTTCTTTCTGTATATACTCAATAAACTTTTCTAAATTTTCAAACATAAAAAAACCGTTGCAACAAAGTTAATACTTTATTACAACGGTTATTTTTTAATATTCAATACTTATTAGATTTCTACTGAATCTCTCAAGTGTTGAACGTATGCAGCTTTTTGCATTTTGTCTCTTTTAAGTACAGACGGTTTTAAGAATGCCTGACGAGATCTTAACTGACGTAAAGTTCCTGTTCTGTCAAATTTTCTTTTGTAGCGCTTAAGTGCTCTATCGATATTTTCTCCGTCTTTAATTGGAATGATTAACATGTTTTCATACACCTCCTCTCATTAGTGGTGCAAAAGTAAAACTTTTTTTATTCATCACAATAAAAAAACAACTTTTTTTAAAAAACATATTCTTAAAGACAAATACTTATCATTTATCTAAGAAATATATATAGAAAACTAACAGCAAAAGACACAAGTATAAAGATTCTTGGAGCCACTTACCTAATTATTACCTACTCCTCGAGGTTGCCCTCTAAAAAACAACAATTTCAACAGCAGCATATCAAAAATTCTATACGAATATTTAAGATTACATTGTTTCTTATACTATATACTAAAGCATTAGCACATAAAAAAAGTTGACCAAACAACCAACTTCTATACACTTACTATCTTACTAAAAGCAAACCTATTCCTAAAGCTAAAGATGCTAAACACAGTGTGAAGAACAAGTATTTAAAATAACCTTTAATCCCTTCTATCGCATACTTTAACCCTTCTCCATCTTGATTTCTAATGGCTGACTTTAAGCCTATACTATAGTTTAACATTCCGATTACAGAAACTAATTGAAGAAAAAACAAAATGGCTAAAGTGAAAACGACTATCATCTTATCTGAATATGCTATCCCAAACATAATCACTAATAAGACACTTAACATCAAATTACACACAGCTATAAACGCTCCCCATCTACCTATACTTCTCAAATATGACTGTATCTTTTGAGTAAACACAAATTCTTTTGTCATCATTCAATCAAATTAAGGTAAGTCAATTGTCACTACTGAATAAGCAATCCAGCCGATAAAAGAGGATACTAACAGCATAATAAATATCCCCATAATCCTCATACTCCAGCTCACGCTCATTAATCCATTCTCTAATAACTCCACATTATTCACATCCACAGCTTTTCTCAATTTCTCACTACTATTCATCAGATGTACATTAATCAAAAAGAAAATCACACAGCCCCCTGTTAATATTAAACAGGTATCTTCTGTCATTAGTCGATCATCTAACGTAGGGTTATCAAACATTGGAGATTTTACCTTATACATCATATAGTATAATGTATATCCTACTCCTCCTAAAGAAAGTAACATCGTCACATAACTTACCCGATTCATATAAGTTCCTAATAGTCCTAAACCACTATGCATAGAAGTAAGTACTTTTATATTACTCTCTGTGATTTGTTCGTA
It encodes the following:
- the hpf gene encoding ribosome hibernation-promoting factor, HPF/YfiA family, which translates into the protein MKVNIQAINFNVERKLVDFANERLSKIEKYYDKIVSVDVFFKLENTNEKENKITEIKVLVPGDEMIVKKTCKTFEEGVDAGADALERLVVKHKEKIKAH
- the rpsU gene encoding 30S ribosomal protein S21 — protein: MLIIPIKDGENIDRALKRYKRKFDRTGTLRQLRSRQAFLKPSVLKRDKMQKAAYVQHLRDSVEI
- a CDS encoding tyrosine-type recombinase/integrase, with protein sequence MFENLEKFIEYIQKERKYSDKTVLAYQNDIGDYVSFLEQLSLDYLKAGYDGVRLWIVKLSEEGLTNRSINRKASALSSFYKFLLKIGEVETNPLYLHRSLKVEKKLQLPFSIKEIDAVRAMFEGKEDFNSLRDLLIVEMLYCLGLRRAELVALEVEDIDFYLHQVRVSGKGSKERIVPLLGSVEVLLRSYLDSRGVVLSSVKGIKTLLVTESGKKVDEMFVYRVINSYFSNATTKEKKSPHMLRHSFATHLLEGGADINSIKELMGHESLSTTQGYAQINLSELKKVYQSSHPRGKNKEK
- the secE gene encoding preprotein translocase subunit SecE; this encodes MAKVFNYISDAFTELKSNVTWSPWSEVQRYTIIVAIFAILFSLATWGVDTAFGRVLGVFYNWATA
- the tuf gene encoding elongation factor Tu, producing MAKETFDRSKPHLNIGTIGHVDHGKTTTTAAITKVLADAGFSEARSFDSIDNAPEEKERGITINTSHVEYQTKNRHYAHVDCPGHADYVKNMVTGAAQMDGAILVVAATDGPMPQTREHILLGRQVGIPRIVVFLNKVDLVDDAELLELVEMEVRDLLSFYQYDGDNGPVVQGSALGALNGEQKWVDALLHLMEEVDAWIEEPVRDNEKPFLMPVEDVFTITGRGTVATGRIETGVANTGDAVEIIGMGADKLTSTITGVEMFRKILDRGEAGDNVGLLLRGIDKTDIRRGMVICKPGSVKPHAKFKAEVYILKKEEGGRHTPFHNNYRPQFYVRTTDVTGTIQLPEGVEMVMPGDNLTITVELLSPIALSVGLRFAIREGGRTVGAGQVTEIID